A DNA window from Acinetobacter sp. 10FS3-1 contains the following coding sequences:
- a CDS encoding ATP-binding protein, with amino-acid sequence MAINIIPADQPLLVQAIIVYLYADPGLGKTSIGFTGEKAISFDFDKGSHRTGELRRGAVVQVNQWADVANLTMQDLEPFKTIVIDTVGAMLESIKTHLMLNATNKQKDGSLKLKAQGLANNIFKQYVNTLIASGKDVVFIAHASEDQNGDQVIYRPDLGGKNRNELYRIADVMGYLTTVQTGEGKHERVISFRPCPTHHAKNAGGLGGETGEVWVPDLKTNPTFLADLIKQAKDHINTLTPDQLAAIKAQEDLENWVQSCAEAQYASDLNHLTESLNDTHLYYKNMRAELVRRALEMKCTFDKQRNAWVDPPEFNGISDEQLAALQEFIDTCGLDTKTVCEHLGLDALNQIEASKLVAVKQEIEQIAKEMVNA; translated from the coding sequence ATGGCGATTAATATTATTCCAGCGGATCAGCCGCTACTTGTCCAAGCCATCATTGTTTATCTGTATGCAGATCCAGGCTTGGGTAAAACTTCTATTGGTTTCACTGGTGAAAAAGCTATTTCATTCGACTTCGACAAAGGCTCTCACCGTACTGGTGAATTGCGTCGCGGTGCTGTGGTTCAGGTCAATCAATGGGCCGATGTGGCCAACCTGACTATGCAGGATCTAGAACCATTCAAGACCATTGTGATTGATACCGTGGGCGCAATGCTTGAAAGCATCAAGACTCATCTGATGCTGAATGCGACCAATAAACAGAAAGATGGCTCTTTGAAACTCAAAGCCCAAGGCTTGGCCAACAATATCTTTAAACAGTATGTGAATACGCTGATTGCTTCAGGTAAAGACGTAGTTTTCATTGCCCATGCTTCAGAAGATCAAAATGGTGACCAGGTAATTTACCGACCGGATCTGGGTGGTAAGAACCGTAATGAGCTTTACCGCATTGCAGACGTAATGGGCTACCTAACCACTGTACAAACAGGTGAAGGTAAACATGAGCGGGTTATCAGCTTTAGGCCTTGCCCTACTCACCATGCCAAAAATGCAGGTGGTTTAGGTGGTGAAACTGGCGAAGTTTGGGTACCAGATCTAAAGACTAATCCTACGTTTTTAGCTGATCTCATTAAGCAGGCTAAAGATCATATCAATACCCTAACACCTGACCAGCTGGCCGCAATCAAGGCTCAGGAAGATTTAGAAAACTGGGTACAAAGCTGTGCTGAAGCCCAGTATGCCAGTGATTTAAATCATCTTACAGAATCACTTAACGACACTCACCTGTATTACAAAAACATGCGGGCTGAACTGGTTCGCCGTGCTTTAGAAATGAAATGTACATTCGATAAACAGCGCAATGCCTGGGTGGATCCACCAGAGTTCAACGGGATATCTGACGAGCAGCTTGCCGCTCTACAGGAATTCATCGATACCTGTGGTCTTGATACAAAAACAGTGTGTGAGCACTTGGGGCTTGATGCTCTCAATCAAATAGAAGCCAGCAAGCTGGTAGCGGTTAAACAAGAAATTGAACAAATAGCAAAAGAAATGGTGAACGCATGA
- a CDS encoding exodeoxyribonuclease VII large subunit yields MMENNVPIFKVGQVNDMLGNTFSELESQINQYLGQNISIKGKLLNVEEQLNKSRYASVYQLKVEDETGIIEVEIFKKYIADFKDGDYVELVGQPKFNLYNDILTKRFRAFSIRAAEADKDIERLRSDLDSFDKLKKFPPRSIPFPDKQILKISVIYSSATNVKIAEDFYKHLSGYQNHCNFNEITVSLSDDLALSQAIDKAQGSDIVVLIRGGGSPEHFKIFNSDRVLDSFSKLDAYRVVGLGHNTDVTLLDYIADHSAYTPLDAGIHLRDQIERVLSRDKEAIETVSKLQRYQSENRYKDTEIQKLKYENQKLPSLQEVTKLRDEKAHLSAELNMIRNRPPETDNKMIAIIAVIAAIVGVVLGKFML; encoded by the coding sequence ATGATGGAAAATAACGTACCAATATTTAAAGTTGGTCAAGTAAATGACATGCTAGGCAATACTTTTAGTGAGTTAGAAAGTCAAATTAATCAATACCTTGGTCAGAATATATCTATAAAAGGGAAGTTACTTAATGTTGAAGAGCAATTAAATAAATCTAGATATGCTTCAGTTTATCAGTTAAAGGTAGAAGATGAGACTGGCATCATTGAGGTTGAAATTTTTAAAAAATATATTGCTGATTTTAAGGATGGAGATTATGTCGAGTTAGTGGGGCAGCCAAAATTCAATCTATACAATGATATTCTTACAAAAAGATTCAGAGCCTTTTCAATAAGAGCAGCTGAAGCTGATAAGGATATTGAGCGACTACGGTCTGACTTAGATAGCTTTGATAAGTTAAAAAAATTTCCACCTAGATCTATTCCATTTCCGGATAAGCAGATCTTAAAAATATCCGTTATTTATAGCTCCGCGACTAATGTAAAAATCGCAGAAGATTTTTATAAACATTTGAGTGGATATCAAAATCATTGTAATTTTAATGAAATTACAGTTAGTTTGAGTGATGACTTAGCACTATCACAAGCTATTGATAAAGCTCAAGGAAGTGACATTGTTGTTTTAATTAGAGGTGGTGGTAGCCCAGAGCATTTTAAAATTTTTAACTCTGATCGTGTATTGGATTCATTTTCGAAGCTAGATGCCTATCGAGTAGTTGGGCTGGGACACAATACAGATGTTACATTACTTGACTATATTGCAGATCATTCTGCTTATACGCCGTTGGACGCAGGTATCCACTTAAGAGATCAAATTGAAAGGGTTTTATCTCGTGATAAAGAAGCTATTGAAACAGTTTCAAAGTTACAGAGATATCAGAGTGAAAATCGATATAAAGATACGGAGATTCAAAAGCTAAAGTATGAGAATCAAAAGTTGCCGAGCTTACAAGAGGTAACAAAACTTCGCGATGAAAAAGCACATCTAAGTGCGGAGTTAAATATGATTCGCAACAGACCTCCCGAAACTGATAATAAGATGATAGCTATCATTGCAGTAATAGCAGCAATTGTTGGCGTGGTTTTAGGTAAGTTTATGCTTTAG
- a CDS encoding DNA cytosine methyltransferase → MQIEAVDLFCGAGGLTAGLIKSGIRVKAGYDIAKECEFAYEYNNKATFVHKDVAEVTASEISSWYSEGSVRLLAGCAPCQPFSTYNKGRDTTKDEKWPLLYHFSRLIKEVKPDLVTMENVPDVTKHKVYHDFIDELKKLGYKITAQEVACIDYGVPQTRRRHVVLASKLNDIKLIEPTHTQPITVKETIFDLEPLQAGQKSKNDPLHACSKLSETNLKRIRASKPGGTWRDWPEVLRAECHKKESGKFYSAVYGRMHWDQPAPTITTLCFGFGNGRFGHPEQDRAISLREAALFQTFPLNYQFTPIDKPVIFNMIGRMIGNAVPVRLGEVVGLSITSSLKNIYTAV, encoded by the coding sequence ATGCAAATTGAAGCAGTAGATTTGTTCTGTGGTGCAGGTGGTTTAACTGCAGGACTGATTAAATCGGGAATTAGAGTAAAGGCTGGATATGACATTGCTAAGGAGTGTGAATTTGCCTATGAGTATAATAATAAGGCAACTTTTGTCCATAAAGATGTTGCAGAAGTAACAGCTTCCGAAATTTCGTCATGGTATTCAGAGGGTAGCGTGCGTCTACTCGCAGGGTGTGCTCCATGCCAACCTTTTTCTACCTATAACAAAGGAAGAGACACCACAAAAGATGAAAAATGGCCTCTATTGTATCATTTCTCTCGTTTAATTAAAGAAGTTAAGCCCGATCTGGTAACTATGGAAAATGTACCAGACGTGACTAAACATAAGGTTTATCATGATTTTATTGATGAGTTAAAAAAACTCGGGTATAAGATTACCGCACAAGAGGTTGCTTGTATTGATTACGGAGTGCCACAAACTAGACGCCGTCACGTGGTTTTGGCATCAAAACTTAACGACATCAAATTAATAGAGCCTACTCACACTCAACCAATCACAGTAAAAGAAACAATTTTTGACCTCGAGCCTTTACAGGCAGGCCAAAAATCAAAAAATGACCCACTACATGCATGCTCTAAACTTAGCGAGACTAATTTGAAGCGTATTAGAGCATCTAAGCCTGGTGGCACTTGGAGGGATTGGCCTGAGGTGTTACGTGCAGAATGCCATAAAAAGGAATCTGGTAAATTCTATTCTGCTGTATATGGCCGCATGCATTGGGATCAACCAGCCCCAACAATTACAACCTTGTGCTTTGGCTTTGGAAATGGTCGCTTTGGGCATCCAGAGCAAGATCGCGCAATTAGCTTAAGGGAGGCTGCTTTATTTCAAACATTCCCTTTAAATTATCAATTTACACCTATCGATAAACCTGTAATTTTTAATATGATTGGGCGAATGATTGGCAATGCTGTGCCTGTGAGATTAGGGGAAGTAGTAGGGTTGAGTATTACATCATCTTTAAAAAATATTTATACTGCTGTTTGA
- a CDS encoding MAE_28990/MAE_18760 family HEPN-like nuclease gives MELVRSVFDDRVDDIESYFELVNNIEVAISLGGAVLHFNGNSYTVKPEQQKIMYSSIYLHLYNLIESTISTLIDAVERHATLGINGKLDLLTENMRKLYVTSVAAPYELLTNEKRLEKALLLFEQVLNLKPINIRIPPGGGGNWDVTEIEKLSKSIGVNVSLSPPLKQKVMRPFRDDKNPIRLIKEIRNKLAHGSISFAECGSNHVASDFRKLIDIVKDYLKYIIDQYDAYLSQQGYKTSAQTAV, from the coding sequence TTGGAGTTGGTACGCTCAGTATTTGATGACAGAGTTGATGATATTGAAAGCTACTTTGAGTTAGTAAATAACATTGAAGTAGCGATTAGTTTGGGAGGGGCTGTGTTGCACTTCAATGGCAATAGCTATACTGTAAAACCTGAGCAACAGAAAATCATGTACTCTAGTATCTACCTGCATTTATACAATTTGATAGAATCCACAATCTCGACTTTAATTGATGCAGTTGAGAGGCACGCAACATTAGGTATTAATGGTAAATTAGATTTATTAACCGAAAACATGCGCAAATTGTATGTTACTTCAGTGGCAGCACCTTACGAACTACTAACCAACGAAAAAAGGCTTGAAAAAGCCCTCTTATTATTTGAGCAAGTTCTTAACTTAAAACCTATTAATATTAGGATTCCGCCAGGCGGTGGCGGAAACTGGGATGTTACAGAAATAGAAAAATTAAGTAAAAGCATTGGTGTTAATGTCAGCTTATCTCCACCATTAAAGCAAAAAGTAATGCGCCCATTTAGAGATGATAAAAATCCGATTCGCTTAATTAAAGAGATAAGAAATAAGTTAGCTCATGGCTCTATTTCATTTGCGGAGTGCGGGAGTAATCACGTAGCAAGTGATTTCAGAAAGCTTATTGATATAGTTAAAGATTATTTAAAATATATCATTGATCAGTATGATGCTTACCTTAGTCAGCAAGGCTATAAGACATCTGCTCAAACAGCAGTATAA